A region from the Triticum urartu cultivar G1812 chromosome 1, Tu2.1, whole genome shotgun sequence genome encodes:
- the LOC125544673 gene encoding protein trichome birefringence-like 10, translating into MVGSPTKRRAMRRPLEKAGVVGLAVLVTATAALLLLLLVRTASLRYTAAVDYALASPRKLWSGGVSIAAEASPSPSPEKGHGAGAAAMAAVEEEECDLFDGSWVWDDSYPLYDSKDCPFLDGGFRCSENGRPDTSYVKWRWQPSRCDLPRFDAKFMLEKLRNRRVVFVGDSIGRNQWESLLCMLSSVVPNKKSIYEINGSPITKHTGFLIFKFSDYNCTVEYYRSPFIALHGRAPAGASKVVKYTIKVDAMDWMSDRGKWSNADILIFNTGHWWNYEKTIRGGAYFQEGSKVKMKMTVIDAYQKSIQTLFNWVHKKVNTSKTQVIFRTYAPVHFRGGDWKSGGSCHLETLPDATPFKSLEQWADKLEPVHNVLGSSTKPKMPGLAILNVTQMTAQRKDGHLSVYISPSGPVPLRRQDCSHWCLPGVPDTWNELVYAVFMKRQTMVDQNVSLAASRTLNTS; encoded by the exons ATGGTGGGGTCGCCGACGAAGCGGCGGGCGATGAGGAGGCCGCTGGAGAAGGCCGGGGTGGTGGGGCTCGCCGTCCTGGTCACGGCGACCgccgcgctgctgctgctgctgctcgtcCGCACCGCGTCGCTCCGCTACACCGCCGCCGTCGACTACGCGCTCGCGTCCCCCAGGAAGCTCTGGAGCGGCGGGGTCTCCATCGCGGCCGAGGCGTCGCCTTCGCCGTCCCCGGAGAAGGGGCACGGGGCCGgtgcggcggcgatggcggcagtggaggaggaggagtgcgacCTGTTCGACGGGAGCTGGGTGTGGGACGACAGCTACCCGCTCTACGACTCCAAGGACTGCCCCTTCTTGGACGGTGGGTTCCGGTGCTCCGAGAAcggccggccggacacgtcctaTGTCAAATGGCGGTGGCAGCCGTCGCGCTGCGATCTACCCAG ATTTGATGCCAAGTTTATGCTCGAGAAGCTACGGAATAGAAGAGTAGTATTCGTTGGTGATTCAATTGGAAGGAACCAATGGGAGTCTCTGCTTTGTATGCTCTCAAGTGTTGTTCCCAACAAGAAGTCCATCTATGAAATTAATGGAAGTCCCATCACAAAGCACACGGGTTTCTTGATTTTCAAGTTTAGCGACTACAATTGCACAGTGGAGTATTACAGATCTCCTTTTATAGCCCTTCATGGCCGTGCACCAGCTGGAGCCTCTAAGGTTGTTAAGTACACAATTAAGGTGGATGCCATGGATTGGATGTCAGACCGTGGTAAGTGGAGCAATGCTGATATTTTGATCTTTAACACAGGGCATTGGTGGAACTACGAGAAAACAATTAGAGG GGGCGCCTATTTTCAAGAAGGCAGTAAGGTGAAGATGAAGATGACTGTTATTGATGCATACCAAAAATCAATACAAACACTCTTCAATTGGGTTCACAAAAAAGTTAACACAAGCAAGACCCAGGTCATCTTCCGTACTTATGCTCCTGTGCACTTCAG GGGCGGCGACTGGAAGAGTGGAGGGAGTTGCCACTTGGAAACTCTTCCTGATGCGACACCGTTTAAATCGCTGGAGCAATGGGCGGACAAGCTTGAGCCTGTCCATAATGTTCTTGGGAGCAGCACAAAACCCAAGATGCCTGGATTAGCTATACTGAACGTGACACAGATGACGGCACAGCGAAAAGATGGTCACTTGTCAGTGTACATCAGCCCTTCGGGGCCTGTCCCCCTGCGTAGACAGGATTGCAGCCATTGGTGCTTGCCTGGAGTTCCTGATACCTGGAACGAGCTTGTGTACGCCGTCTTCATGAAAAGGCAAACGATGGTGGACCAAAATGTTTCCCTTGCTGCTTCCAGAACGCTGAACACAAGTTGA